Within Myxocyprinus asiaticus isolate MX2 ecotype Aquarium Trade chromosome 18, UBuf_Myxa_2, whole genome shotgun sequence, the genomic segment atatatttaaaaatatttaaaataaatatgtataaaaaaatactccaaaaatatttattttgtattgtttatgttgttgttgttttttaataccatcgtatttttatgtttaatgtttgtttataagccttaagagaaacattttccattaaattcaaatgtatttgtatagagTATGTTTGCGTAGTAAATCACattgttttatttcaaaagtTCAAGAATAATTAGATTTTTAATGATGTGACACCTTAATATTTGAAATTACTGAATCTTTAGGTATATTTTCTAATCAGATAAAATATAAATCTTTATGCTTCTCATctacattgtttatttatttatttatttatttgtgtgtgttttttagaaTTACAAGGCTGCAGTTGAAAGGTAAGTTGTTGAGAAAGAGTTGTGTCTTTCTCTTCTGTGGTAAAGAATCCAAACCCACAGTGGTACTAACTCCTAAATTCCCTTCCAGAACACAGTGTACACTGCAGGATCATGTAAGACCTTCAGGAGTGCTCATTGATGTCGCAAAACATGTGGGTAACATGACGTTTAACGTGTCAAAGAAACTGCAAGCCATCGTCAGATACAGTGAGTAAAGAAGTTACAATATTGTACTGCTTTGTAAATTTACTcttaagttaaataaatattatataataaataataatattcataataaatattatataacattttatattatatacaatataaatatatataaatattctcctgagacccgagcgtgactgctgtgtgcatttttcatttccccttattatttgtaactagtagcatctaagaaacatgctaaaaaaaaaacatttttttagactaaatagttttcctaaaaactgatgtccAAACTGATGaaagtgggactaagttgtgaaattttaaataataccaatctATATAaagtcagatttaaaaaaaataaataaaactgtttattaagtttccaggagttttggttattcatttttttttttttttttttttagatgttccagacattacatcagaaattagcataacaaattcattcaaattcaaaGTAATGCCAAGCATCGtctaatcactgccaaccatgttaaaatacaattttgcatgaaacattctgaatctatgtactgattattgtcccatgtctgacaatcatgttgagtggtccaaacatcatctgcagcctgaaactgaaacttttgaccggattttaggagtgaatgcacttagctgcatagagagctataggatgctcccttgctccctatttagtgaatgacttaacctccagtgtgctgtctgtctgcactggtctcagtacagttcaaaatgcaccttattttcatcctaactccatatgaagcctctgaaagcaaaatgtttcagcttttggataaacccattAATTCTTcaggaaaatgagcctatagtccacgtacgTGGTTATTGTGTTCAACAGTgtgccgtttcacgataaatcgatgacatttttaaaatggcatatcggattaaaataaagactctaatcttttgactcaaaaatgttttaatgtgaaGACTTAATgtagtttcttaccagatgtggttttgttgctgtttctcccaaagacaaatgcCGCCGTGATCAGCCATGTTGTTTGATCACATGAAAGTTTAacacttctttttttgttttggatttttctcctttttcacccaatttggaatgtccaattcccagtgcacttttaagtcctcgtggtggcgtagtgactcgcctcaatccaggtgacggaggatgaatcccagttgcctctgcctctgagaccatcaacccacgcatcttatcacgtggcttgttgagcgcgttgccacggagacatagtacgtgtggaggcttcacgccatccaccgcggcattcgcgctcaactcaccacgcgccccaccgacaacgaaccatattatagcgaccactaggaggttaccccatgtgactctaccctccctagcaaccgggccaatttggttgcttaggagacctggctggagtcactcagcacaccctggattcgaactagcgatctccaggggtggtagccagcatctttatcactgaactacccaggccaccctgaaagtttaacacttttaatgacagcccagagtctcctgaactgagatcagttagtTTAAATTCAGTTAAATTATGCtaagcctatagcgaagccaaagcataatgtccatgcatgtggacgcggggtctcaggagaatatttataaaaaaatgatatgtttattattaatttatataaataaatattataataaatatttctttgtggAAGTTAAAAAGGCTGTTCAATTTTAAAAGTGTAGTACTATCATTATGTCATCAATGTGAGCACGATGAACatcaatctctctttctctccagccCCAGTAACTCTCGACCCCAACACTGCCCATCCGTATCTTGTTGTGTCAGATGATCTGACTAGTATAGTTTACACTGATGAGCTCTTCCAGCAACTTCCAGCAAACCCAGAGAGATTCGATGGCTACACAAGTGTTCTTGGTTCTCAGGGCTTTAGTTCAGGGACCCACAGCTGGGACATTGAGGTTGGAGACAGCACCGCCTGGGCTGTAGGTGTGGTCACAGAGTCGGCATTCAAGAACAGAGAGAATCCCTCCAAGACGGGCTTGTGGTACGTGGGTTTCTGCAATGGTAAATACGGGAAGGGCTGTTCTCCAGAGATTCTGACTCTTTTACGGGTGAGCCAGAAAATTCAGAGGATCAGCGTGCAGCTGGACTGGGACAAGGGGAAAGTGATATTCACCGAATCGGCTCATAATATCGCTCTGCATGTTTTTAAACACACTTTCACTGAGAGAGTATTCCCCTACTTTTATAATCATTGCAAGCTACATCCGCTGAGAATAATACCAGTAAAGACGATTGTTAACACACAAATTTAGAGCGAACAACCATGTATAAAAgtttctataaattgattttaggTTAACTGGGATGTCTACATACAAAATCTAGTTGTCTCAAACATTTGTAATGTAGTCTAAAAagaaaactgaaacaaaacaatGTATTGTTGTGGCTATAAACACTTTTAAAGGAAGGTATAGTAATAAGCATCTTcgcatgtacatatgtaaattcactcatatttaattcaataactgtacataaccctatcttgcacatacattaccacttgcaggtttacatatgccattctgttatatgtcctattatttgtatatctgtttatactcttaccttgttttatattctgtgtctcactgtaatgttctgtgtgcacttgtttctcttatcaccaaaaaaaattccttgtgtatgtgagaacacttggcaataaagctcattctgattctgatttatgcCTTAGTATctaatgacaataataaaaaactttTGTATCTTGTTGCAAAGATCTACCATCTTATTTGAATTTCACAGTAATCATCATTGCCGTTTGCCACCATTACAGTTATGATGCAGTAAAATGTAGGCAGCTCACAACAGTACATTTAGGAACAGATCTTATTTCTCATATCGTTACTGTAAGAACAGCATCTATAAGCCTTGTTTTATGGAAACGCTATTATTTTACAAGCTTTTATATTGGCAATATTATGAAATGATACAACAGATTGTAACTCATTGCACAAAACAGTTTATTCTGACAGAAATAATCTGTGCTGTTTAGTCAGCACCGTCCACAATTATGGGAGCAATGTACTCAGAGTGATGAATTCCAAAGGAGAAGCTGGGAGCCTTGGTTCCCGTGAAGGTAACCTGTTCACAAAGACAGGAATTAGTTATAGTGGACCAATTCTAGTGGTTTTAGCATAGACCATTTCTAAGTGAGGAAATGCATAGAGGAGACCTGGCTAGTCACCACAGGTttagtaggtttatttttgaaagtcacttTCTGTATAGCCACATACTTTAAATCTTGTCTACCAACatgttttttgtatatttttaccgAGCTCAATGAACACAATGTGACAACTTTCCCCAAtagcggggcatgttgtcacactgtaTGGGAAAAGTTGTCGCAGTGGAACCTGCTATTAAACGTTATGAACATTTCCCCACCATggccaaaacaaaatctacacctgcattaaacagcctagtaacgtttttttaaaattattattattatttaggtaattttaaaatgtaaaacaatacaTGAGTCACAAAACAATATATGAAACGACAAAAATTGAAAAGGTTACtttcaaaaatatcaaaacattgccaaaaaatattgcaattggtaaattttataaagttataacaacataaacaCGTGACCACCTGAATTTCATGAAAAATACTTGTGTCCTCAGAATgcatttaaaactattgattAACCCTTAAAGTTCTGAGGGTGTTTTAAaggtttcctgtttcagtggcatacccaaaattaaaggcttatatctagaccaaaaacaaacaaaacaaaaaaaaaaatcaaggaggGTCAattatttggtatcattgtaaagaaaactttgtaattttttaatgatatagattatgattaattctgagactctcagcctaagaaactgctgaaaaaccacaacaacaacaaaacttgaGCAAAATGTACTTTTctctccattttttttatttgacattatacagtgcattcagaacatattcagaccccttcatattttcacattttgttatgttgcagccttatgctaaaatgctttaaattataatttttttcacatcaatctacacctcataccccataatgacaaagcaaaaacaagatttttgataactttgcaaatttattaaaaagaaaaaactgaaatagcacattgacataagtattcagacccttaactcagtatttagttgaagcacctttggcagtgattacagcctcaagtctttttgggtatgatgcgacaagctttgcacacctggatttggggattttctgacattcttctctgcagatcctctcaagctctgtcaggttggatggggaccattggtggacagccagtttcaggtctcttcagagatgttcgattgggttcaagtctgggctctggctgggccactcaaggacattcacagagttgtccctaaaccactcttgcattgtcttagctatgtgcttagggtcattgtcctgttgtaaggtgaaccttcggcctagtctgaggtcctgagcgctctggactaggttttcattaaggatatctctgtattttgctgtgttcagctttccttcaaccctgactagttccccagtccctgccgctgaaaaacacccccacagcatgatgctaccaccaccatgcttcaccgtagggatggtattgcacaagtgatgagcagtgcctggtttcctccagacatgacgcttggaattgaggccaaacagttcaatcttcatttcatcagaccagagaatcttgagtaatttaggtgcttttttatgtgtcttgcactgaggagaggcttccatctggccactctgccataaagcccagatcggtggagtgttgcagtgatggttgtccttctgcaagtttctcccatctccacacatgatctctggagctcaactagagtgaccatcgggtttttggtctcctctcttaccaaggcccttctcccccgattgctcagtttggccgggcggccagctctaggaagagtcctggttgttccaaactttttccatttaaggatgatggaggctactgtgctcttgggaaccttcaatgcagccgaaattgtttgtagccttccccagatctgtgcctcgacacgatcctgtctctgagctctgcaggcagttcctttgatctcatggcttggtttttgctctgatatgcattttcagcagtAAAACTTTGTATAGATAggcgtgtgcctttccaaatcatgtccaatcaattgaatttgccacaggtggactccaatcaaagtgtagaaacatctcaaagattatccagggaaatgggatgcacctgaactaAATATCAAGTGTCATATGATAGGGTCTGAattcttatgtcaatgtgataattcagttttttctttttaataaatttgcaaagttatcaaaaatctggtttttgctttgtcattatggggtatggagtgaagATTCATGTGAAAAAGCaataattgaaagcattttagcataaggctgcaacataacaaaatgtgaaaagaattAAGGGGATattgaatactttctgaatgcactgtatatctctCGGTGTTACTAATGTGGCTCCAAAAAAGCAAAGGCTTTTTGGTTACCAATCATGTCTACTGTAACaataattttgtgttgatatgaaaaaaacaaaacaatcaaaagttatagcattacaaacataatttatccaagtgtccaaaaacgtttccaaacaaataaaacataataattgtacataagaactaattacacatgcaaacacaacaatgactaaaggtttgcatagcacgcagacatgattttagtaatgagatttcacaaaatgagtttcattctgtgccatttgagtcatcattgagtctgtatcatgtacttggcgccatgtcctggtggtcatatgtaacattgtgcttcatgtggattatctaatgacctACGCATCCGATTTCCTTGTGTGTGggttcatttgaaagataattgccTCCTCTATGTAATAACATGTGATATATTATATTCCATTGATTTGTCGTGAAATTATGAGcaaaaatgtggcatataagcaacacctgttcacatgaaacataaatgtcaaagacatatacttagctattactcgctatatttttgtctgtgagtaaaacaaataggctgtttgtatttctactctttgagagctttccaacaacatatgacacgtCTATTTGATGACTTGATGACCTGATGTTTTTACGGAtttcaataatatgtacagtgcaatttttttttagaaatgatcAAAAAggaacttctgatttgtctgcaaatttcaaatggtcataatgcctacatgcattggaaagtagagcttctaagctttcaaacgatacttattttgtgttggtcaagatagtagttattaatattttgacaataatGTTTTTCTCATGGGCACATGCCAGTGTGTTTtaattatgtttgcttgtttacccaagagctacaACAAAAATATGACGATAGTTAAAATTTACTTTGGAAGGTagaatttaacaaaaaatattctcatttaagaagtttttaaatgaagtgtttgaaaccagcatacaaaaacacaaattggTGTATTTGTATTTTGACCCCAAATCTTATTGTTACTTGATTtaagcccttgtgacaacttccccatgtgacaactagccccagtctcccctatatgTGGGTGATTGTGTGGTACAGACCCTTTCTGGATGGTGAGCTCCAGGTCCTGGTTTCCTGGTAGTGTCTCCAGGCATGAGGTTGCGACCAGTTATGCTGTACTGAGGGGCCCTGTGTTTGTACAAACCAGAGTCCACCACTTGGTAGGTCCCTGGACCTGGAGTCTGAAACAGAGAGGTCAAGAAAACCATTGTTTACATCTTTGCAAACTACACACTAAGAGCCTTGCTTGTAATATGATATCTTGATGTGTCCGCACCTTTTGTAGGTCTTGATGGAAACTGCCGATAGCACTACGACCGGTGAGTGAGATGTTTGGGGCGGCTGTTTTATCAACAACTTTTGGCCCGATCACTGGGGGGAGCAAGTATGCTGCCGGTCCTGGagacaataaaaaatgtatgactcCTGCCAGCGCTGCACTGCGAAGACTAAACGCAGTAACTAAACCTAAATGAgctctcttagactatgatctgtacAGTGACAGATGGGTTTGCCTCAGATTTAGAGAAAATGAgagacagatgaggtttttaaggttaatgctctatcgagtttaaaatcaacaaaaccgacctccctaccctaaacctaaacctaaccgatagtgtcataaaaagcaaatgtgagatgaaaaacacaacctcatcattttgtggtgcttctatgacactttgggctcacatgtcgacttgtGTGCTCTTAAGGACTCataccccgctcctttacatcacaagtgcaacgctctatcatttaagctactgtgcaatttgattacacacaaacaagcttgtaaatgatgttggttatgtaatgcaaatgttaaaacgagtcatgtgctatagtaaaagtgtttagatgtcataagataacattgtgtgaggaacagggtgaaaagtgattgtttatgaactgataatctaccgttttacttgtgatttgtgtgaaagggaataaaagttgttgttgtagtgcctctagtgttcatttcaccaaactgctgcgatacatataacgagccacgtaaaaaacGTGATTCTACAAGACCTGGTTGGAGAAAACCAAAaagtttttttaagctatttttcctgtttcagtgttggcgtagttactgcgttttggcTTTGGAGTGCATCAGTGTTGGAATGTTCCAGCAACGTTCCACTAGTATCACTGGGCATATCTGTGGGCATCTACCTGGTGTTTGGTCATTACGGAACAATTTAATCCTTGCAGAGAGCGAAAACGCAGGAGCCGATTGATAGGTGGTCTTTGCTGCATTTTCAGGGGAATAACtgcctaaataaaaacaaaaaacagctgtgACTTCTACATGCAATGTGTCGTTGGTTTACATTTCCATACACATATGAAAAGTATGTCGGTAGATGTGTTTATGGTGTGTTAAAGACCTGGGCCAGGGGTTTGGAAGGGCTTGATATCACTGCGGCGGCCGTACACAGAGTATGCTGGTGTTCCGTCCTGTCCCACTCTGGTGATGTTTGAGGGAACAAGGTATCCAGGCCCTGGGGAACAGTTGGACAGGAATTCATGATGACGTGTGCCGAAGCTAAACGCTGGGCCTTTCTGCATCCGTGGGTCGTGGTTGTTCATTCCTGCAcagaatagcaaactcaaaattgtGATTTACCGAGTGTATTCATTGTAACTTTTATATGTACACGTGTATGCGTTTAAATACCGGTTGCTCCTGGAAGAGCATATGTCGGCCCCGGACTAGTATACATAGCAGCGATGGGACCCTGTGGCCTGTGGGGCCTCCAAGAGCCCACCCATACATCCGCAGGTGACATGACTTCTGTatagaaagaaaacattttcaaggttttttcaGAATTACTTAGGTAACAAAGaggtaaataaaaatgttacattagtACAATGATGGTACTTTGATTTGTATCATGGTACTGTATTAATACCATATTGTAGCTACTCCAAGGAActtaaaagaataccatggtacatgtgtatatatatatatatatatatatatatatatatatatatatatatatatatatatacacactaccggtcaaaagttttgaaacactcattctttattagtaAGTTTATAAgtaaatttatatggtggcacaattatatttttgtctgcactATTTtctaacatttaagcatatgccttcatatcaaaagatttttaagatcatgagaaatatttcggtcaagtgtttcaaaacttttgaccagtagtgtatatataaaaataaaataaaaatagtatcatggtacttttggtgtttttttgttaGTGTAGGCATTTTATTCGCAAAAATCCAGTTTGATTAAACAATAAAATGACTGCTTTATTCAATGCAATAACAGGCCGCCAAAATTCGTCTAaagaaaatatgcattttaacatatataaatatatgttacaAAAGTAACACAGTGACTTACCGTAGGTAAAATGTAAAGTTATGtaaaattatatacaatatatatatattgtaagctATTTAAATCATATAAAGTGTCAATATAGTCTATTATCTCCTCGATTATAAATGCGGCGaagtctaaataaatgaatcacAACAGTTTTCACTGTCATTAAACTCT encodes:
- the LOC127456280 gene encoding outer dense fiber protein 3-B-like produces the protein MSPADVWVGSWRPHRPQGPIAAMYTSPGPTYALPGATGMNNHDPRMQKGPAFSFGTRHHEFLSNCSPGPGYLVPSNITRVGQDGTPAYSVYGRRSDIKPFQTPGPGSYSPENAAKTTYQSAPAFSLSARIKLFRNDQTPGPAAYLLPPVIGPKVVDKTAAPNISLTGRSAIGSFHQDLQKTPGPGTYQVVDSGLYKHRAPQYSITGRNLMPGDTTRKPGPGAHHPERVTFTGTKAPSFSFGIHHSEYIAPIIVDGAD